In Hyperolius riggenbachi isolate aHypRig1 chromosome 10, aHypRig1.pri, whole genome shotgun sequence, a genomic segment contains:
- the LOC137535576 gene encoding zinc finger protein 771-like isoform X2 has protein sequence MPTREVQARSSHTRKEAVRRLPPHHGFSTVTNSPPDTSAEIKGERSSRKVSSEFISTVREEPFHNGDDSKHMSSSTSRGPKQCQTDLNRKPLPLQRKADPVMGISTDSELVSSPVKEDSLSYEGQTRPTADNSTLTDHKPLIRTHIKEEPSPHEEMDTSIYDISTQEHQKPETFHVQEESCSEDSPQSDRSSPVLCIQVPEIKEESEEEESPDDWTSAATDYPSCLSIDIKQEEEDEHFPDANIHSFTITGEYIEGLETKLKSKAMQDKSASTSVPSPITTYACPVCKRSFSNHGNLVRHRETHKGKKMLCSECGAVFCNKTDLTVHARTHKVNRTLYCSECNKTFQSNSHLIIHERIHTGEKPFSCSHCPKRFSSKSNLAEHMKVHTGAKQFCCSVCDKSYARKENLFSHQRIHKEAIILTCSHCGQGFVDEYKFTRHQRFHNMEKPHPCVLCGKRFTHKALLLRHERTHLSRSLICSDCGIVYDLYTIVRGFL, from the coding sequence ATGCCTACACGAGAGGTCCAAGCTAGATCATCCCACACCAGGAAAGAGGCGGTCAGACGTCTTCCCCCACACCATGGCTTTTCTACAGTGACTAACAGCCCTCCAGACACTTCAGCAGAGATCAAGGGGGAGCGCTCCTCACGCAAGGTATCTTCTGAATTTATCTCAACGGTTAGAGAAGAACCCTTTCACAATGGAGATGACTCCAAACACATGAGttcttctacctccagaggtccTAAGCAATGCCAAACTGACCTTAACAGGAAACCCCTGCCCCTTCAAAGAAAGGCCGATCCAGTGATGGGAATTTCTACAGATAGTGAACTTGTTTCTTCTCCTGTAAAGGAGGATTCGCTTTCGTATGAAGGACAGACTCGCCCCACTGCTGACAATTCCACTCTCACAGATCACAAACCGCTAATACGAACTCATATTAAGGAGGAGCCCAGCCCACACGAAGAGATGGACACCTCAATCTATGACATTTCTACACAGGAACATCAGAAGCCTGAGACATTTCATGTACAGGAGGAATCATGTTCTGAGGATTCCCCTCAAAGTGACAGGTCTTCCCCAGTCCTCTGCATACAGGTTCCAGAGATAAAAGAGGAGAGTGAAGAAGAGGAGAGCCCAGATGATTGGACCTCTGCAGCAACAGACTACCCTTCATGTCTGTCTATTGATATTAAACAAGAGGAAGAAGATGAACATTTTCCGGATGCCAACATTCACTCCTTCACTATCACCGGAGAGTACATAGAAGGTCTGGAGACCAAACTAAAGAGCAAGGCCATGCAAGACAAATCAGCTTCCACATCTGTGCCCTCACCAATAACCACCTACGCTTGTCCCGTGTGTAAGCGAAGCTTCAGCAACCATGGAAACCTGGTGCGGCACCGTGAGACACACAAAGGCAAGAAGATGTTGTGTTCAGAGTGCGGAGCGGTCTTCTGCAACAAGACTGATCTCACTGTGCATGCCCGAACACACAAAGTGAACCGAACTCTCTACTGCTCTGAATGCAACAAAACCTTCCAGAGCAATTCCCATCTCATCATCCACGAGAGAATTCACACCGGAGAGAAACCTTTCTCCTGTTCCCACTGCCCCAAACGTTTCTCCAGCAAGTCTAACCTGGCTGAACACATGAAGGTCCACACAGGAGCCAAACAGTTCTGCTGCTCAGTCTGTGACAAGTCTTACGCCCGGAAGGAGAACCTCTTCAGTCACCAGCGCATTCATAAGGAGGCCATCATTCTCACCTGTTCCCATTGTGGTCAAGGCTTTGTGGACGAGTACAAGTTCACCAGGCATCAGCGCTTCCACAACATGGAGAAACCGCACCCTTGTGTCCTCTGCGGGAAGCGATTCACTCACAAAGCACTGCTCCTCCGACACGAGCGGACTCACCTCAGCAGAAGTCTCATCTGTTCTGATTGTG
- the LOC137535576 gene encoding zinc finger protein ZFP2-like isoform X1: MPTREVQARSSHTRKEAVRRLPPHHGFSTVTNSPPDTSAEIKGERSSRKVSSEFISTVREEPFHNGDDSKHMSSSTSRGPKQCQTDLNRKPLPLQRKADPVMGISTDSELVSSPVKEDSLSYEGQTRPTADNSTLTDHKPLIRTHIKEEPSPHEEMDTSIYDISTQEHQKPETFHVQEESCSEDSPQSDRSSPVLCIQVPEIKEESEEEESPDDWTSAATDYPSCLSIDIKQEEEDEHFPDANIHSFTITGEYIEGLETKLKSKAMQDKSASTSVPSPITTYACPVCKRSFSNHGNLVRHRETHKGKKMLCSECGAVFCNKTDLTVHARTHKVNRTLYCSECNKTFQSNSHLIIHERIHTGEKPFSCSHCPKRFSSKSNLAEHMKVHTGAKQFCCSVCDKSYARKENLFSHQRIHKEAIILTCSHCGQGFVDEYKFTRHQRFHNMEKPHPCVLCGKRFTHKALLLRHERTHLSRSLICSDCGKCFFQQAELSKHKSIHIGTTERPFQCSECEKRFSSGRRLFNHQKLHVTEKAFKCSHCGNSFKQKNNLVRHQLVHELEKPFWCAECERGFTTKSNLKVHRRVHIMRRQHPCPHCGKEFPFKSRLSDHLKSHEEREPNNDQSLNQ, translated from the coding sequence ATGCCTACACGAGAGGTCCAAGCTAGATCATCCCACACCAGGAAAGAGGCGGTCAGACGTCTTCCCCCACACCATGGCTTTTCTACAGTGACTAACAGCCCTCCAGACACTTCAGCAGAGATCAAGGGGGAGCGCTCCTCACGCAAGGTATCTTCTGAATTTATCTCAACGGTTAGAGAAGAACCCTTTCACAATGGAGATGACTCCAAACACATGAGttcttctacctccagaggtccTAAGCAATGCCAAACTGACCTTAACAGGAAACCCCTGCCCCTTCAAAGAAAGGCCGATCCAGTGATGGGAATTTCTACAGATAGTGAACTTGTTTCTTCTCCTGTAAAGGAGGATTCGCTTTCGTATGAAGGACAGACTCGCCCCACTGCTGACAATTCCACTCTCACAGATCACAAACCGCTAATACGAACTCATATTAAGGAGGAGCCCAGCCCACACGAAGAGATGGACACCTCAATCTATGACATTTCTACACAGGAACATCAGAAGCCTGAGACATTTCATGTACAGGAGGAATCATGTTCTGAGGATTCCCCTCAAAGTGACAGGTCTTCCCCAGTCCTCTGCATACAGGTTCCAGAGATAAAAGAGGAGAGTGAAGAAGAGGAGAGCCCAGATGATTGGACCTCTGCAGCAACAGACTACCCTTCATGTCTGTCTATTGATATTAAACAAGAGGAAGAAGATGAACATTTTCCGGATGCCAACATTCACTCCTTCACTATCACCGGAGAGTACATAGAAGGTCTGGAGACCAAACTAAAGAGCAAGGCCATGCAAGACAAATCAGCTTCCACATCTGTGCCCTCACCAATAACCACCTACGCTTGTCCCGTGTGTAAGCGAAGCTTCAGCAACCATGGAAACCTGGTGCGGCACCGTGAGACACACAAAGGCAAGAAGATGTTGTGTTCAGAGTGCGGAGCGGTCTTCTGCAACAAGACTGATCTCACTGTGCATGCCCGAACACACAAAGTGAACCGAACTCTCTACTGCTCTGAATGCAACAAAACCTTCCAGAGCAATTCCCATCTCATCATCCACGAGAGAATTCACACCGGAGAGAAACCTTTCTCCTGTTCCCACTGCCCCAAACGTTTCTCCAGCAAGTCTAACCTGGCTGAACACATGAAGGTCCACACAGGAGCCAAACAGTTCTGCTGCTCAGTCTGTGACAAGTCTTACGCCCGGAAGGAGAACCTCTTCAGTCACCAGCGCATTCATAAGGAGGCCATCATTCTCACCTGTTCCCATTGTGGTCAAGGCTTTGTGGACGAGTACAAGTTCACCAGGCATCAGCGCTTCCACAACATGGAGAAACCGCACCCTTGTGTCCTCTGCGGGAAGCGATTCACTCACAAAGCACTGCTCCTCCGACACGAGCGGACTCACCTCAGCAGAAGTCTCATCTGTTCTGATTGTGGTAAGTGCTTCTTTCAACAGGCCGAGCTGAGCAAACATAAGAGCATCCACATAGGTACCACTGAGAGACCCTTCCAATGCTCAGAGTGCGAAAAGCGCTTCAGCTCTGGACGGCGGCTCTTCAACCACCAGAAGCTCCATGTGACCGAGAAAGCTTTCAAGTGCTCACACTGTGGCAATTCTTTCAAGCAGAAAAACAACCTCGTGAGGCACCAGTTGGTTCATGAGCTGGAGAAGCCGTTCTGGTGTGCCGAATGTgagcggggtttcaccacaaagtcCAACCTAAAGGTCCACCGTAGAGTTCACATAATGAGGAGACAGCACCCCTGCCCACACTGCGGCAAGGAGTTCCCCTTCAAGAGTAGATTAAGTGACCACTTGAAGAGTCACGAAGAGAGGGAACCAAACAACGATCAAAGCTTAAATCAGTAA